A genomic region of Mycobacterium sp. Aquia_213 contains the following coding sequences:
- a CDS encoding acyl-CoA dehydrogenase family protein: protein MDFQLTDEQGLLRDTTRDLLSRSYDPESRNKVIGSDLGWSREVWSQLADTGILGLGFDPDEAGQIEIMVVLAEAGRRLAPEPILHAALAPGALIAELGTDAQKEQLDDVAAGQRLLAFAHLEPGHRKPTTTVTTQAARQGDSWKLTGLKNPVLAGDCADALVVSAALPDGGTGLFLVDAGSENTSVTRHPYRTFDGQRGAQVDLDGAAAEPLGEAVDASDAISGAIVRIQSGLCAEAVGAMEEALRLTTDYLKTRKQFGVTLNKFQTLTQRAADMYVSLEMARSMSLYAAMSIADGNLDPLIASRAKVQIGRSGRHIAQESIQMHGGIGVTAEYPVSHYAARLTAIEHTLGTSGDHVHNLIDHLGDYDLARL, encoded by the coding sequence ATGGACTTTCAGTTGACCGACGAGCAGGGCCTGTTGCGCGACACGACCCGCGATCTGCTGTCCCGCAGCTATGACCCGGAGAGCCGCAACAAGGTCATCGGCTCCGATCTCGGCTGGAGCCGCGAGGTCTGGAGCCAGCTCGCCGACACCGGAATTCTCGGCCTGGGCTTCGACCCGGACGAGGCCGGCCAGATCGAGATCATGGTGGTGCTCGCCGAGGCCGGGCGAAGGTTGGCCCCCGAGCCGATCCTGCACGCCGCGCTGGCACCGGGCGCGCTGATCGCCGAACTGGGCACTGACGCGCAGAAAGAACAGCTCGACGACGTCGCGGCAGGCCAACGACTGCTGGCCTTCGCCCACCTGGAACCGGGTCACCGTAAGCCGACCACGACAGTGACGACTCAGGCTGCGCGGCAAGGCGATTCATGGAAGTTGACCGGACTCAAGAACCCGGTACTCGCCGGGGACTGCGCCGATGCGCTGGTGGTCAGCGCCGCGTTGCCGGACGGCGGCACCGGCCTGTTCCTCGTCGATGCCGGCTCCGAAAACACCTCTGTCACCCGTCACCCCTACCGGACCTTCGACGGACAACGCGGCGCACAGGTCGACTTGGACGGCGCGGCTGCCGAACCGTTGGGCGAAGCGGTCGACGCGTCGGACGCCATCAGCGGTGCCATCGTTCGTATCCAGTCCGGGCTGTGCGCCGAGGCGGTCGGAGCGATGGAGGAAGCGCTGCGGCTGACCACCGATTACCTCAAGACCCGCAAGCAGTTCGGCGTCACGCTCAACAAGTTCCAGACGCTCACCCAGCGAGCCGCCGACATGTATGTGTCGCTGGAAATGGCACGCAGTATGAGCCTGTACGCCGCGATGTCGATCGCCGACGGCAACCTCGACCCGCTGATCGCGTCGCGGGCCAAGGTGCAGATCGGCCGGTCGGGCCGCCACATCGCGCAGGAGTCGATCCAGATGCACGGCGGAATCGGTGTGACCGCGGAATATCCGGTGAGCCACTACGCCGCCCGGCTGACCGCGATCGAGCACACCCTGGGTACCTCGGGCGATCACGTGCACAACCTGATCGACCACCTCGGCGATTACGACTTGGCCCGGCTCTAG
- a CDS encoding acyl-CoA dehydrogenase family protein, which translates to MQLALTPEEAAFRDELRTIYTTKIPEEMRERVRQGSAEVVHDDVVTSHKILHEHGLAVPSWPVEWGGKDWTPTQHQIWADEMQLACVPEPLNFNTKMVGPVIAEFGSQEIKERFLPPTASLDIWWCQGFSEPEAGSDLASLRTTAVRDGDSYVVNGQKTWTTLGQYADWIFCLVRTDPQAPKRQAGISFLLFDMKTPGITVRPIKTIDGGHEVNELFFSDVRVPANQLVGEENQGWTYAKFLLGNERTGIAGVGRTKVRLAEVKKFAAEAGMLNDPLFAARLAEAENELLALELTQSRVVTDSADGEANPASSVLKLRGSQLQQIATELLVEVAGPDALPTDGEGIASPDWAQHSAPRYLNYRKTSIYGGSSEVQRNIIASTILGL; encoded by the coding sequence ATGCAACTGGCGCTGACGCCGGAGGAAGCCGCATTCCGCGACGAGCTCCGCACCATCTACACCACCAAGATTCCCGAAGAGATGCGCGAACGGGTGCGCCAGGGTTCGGCGGAAGTGGTCCACGACGACGTAGTCACCAGCCACAAGATCCTGCACGAGCACGGGCTGGCGGTACCGAGCTGGCCGGTCGAGTGGGGTGGCAAGGACTGGACGCCCACCCAGCACCAGATCTGGGCCGACGAGATGCAACTGGCGTGCGTGCCGGAGCCGCTGAACTTCAACACCAAGATGGTGGGCCCGGTGATCGCCGAATTCGGTTCTCAGGAGATCAAGGAGCGCTTCCTGCCGCCGACGGCCAGCCTGGACATCTGGTGGTGCCAGGGCTTTTCCGAGCCCGAGGCCGGCTCCGACCTGGCGTCGCTGCGCACCACGGCGGTGCGCGACGGCGACAGCTACGTCGTCAACGGCCAGAAGACGTGGACCACGCTCGGCCAGTACGCCGACTGGATCTTCTGCCTGGTCCGCACCGACCCGCAGGCGCCCAAGCGCCAGGCCGGCATCTCGTTCCTGCTGTTCGACATGAAAACGCCGGGCATCACCGTGCGGCCCATCAAGACGATCGACGGCGGCCACGAGGTCAACGAGCTGTTCTTCTCCGACGTCCGGGTGCCCGCCAATCAGCTTGTCGGAGAAGAGAATCAGGGCTGGACGTACGCGAAGTTCCTGCTGGGCAACGAACGCACCGGTATCGCCGGCGTGGGACGGACCAAAGTCCGCCTCGCCGAGGTGAAGAAGTTCGCGGCCGAAGCCGGGATGCTCAACGATCCCCTGTTCGCGGCCCGGCTGGCCGAAGCCGAAAACGAGCTGCTGGCACTGGAACTCACCCAGTCGCGGGTGGTGACGGATTCCGCGGACGGGGAGGCCAACCCCGCGTCGTCGGTGCTCAAGCTGCGCGGCAGTCAGTTGCAGCAGATAGCCACCGAGCTACTTGTCGAGGTGGCCGGCCCCGACGCGCTGCCCACCGACGGGGAAGGCATTGCGTCTCCGGACTGGGCACAACACAGTGCGCCGCGTTACCTGAACTACCGCAAGACGTCGATCTACGGCGGTAGCAGCGAGGTGCAGCGCAACATCATCGCGTCCACCATTCTGGGATTGTGA
- a CDS encoding ComEA family DNA-binding protein, with protein MRTELPGERLHRRLGADPDADNPDPQPEPDTPDEDQNSLLPRWLPDASERGSWRARLRADPGRAGAIALAVVAALAVLVTIFTLVRDHPAPVMSAKLPPVEKASTVNPRSSTSPGPDRPVVVSVVGLVHKPGLVTLTPGARIADALQAAGGAMDGADTIGLNMARPLGDGEQIVVGLAPVSGRPTALGSSVAAGSTPGAKTPAPTGSVKGSVRPKAGEVLDLNTATVDQLDDLPGVGPVTAAAIVGWRQANGKFTSVDQLADVDGIGPSRLDKLRALVRV; from the coding sequence ATGCGAACAGAACTTCCCGGCGAGCGACTGCACCGGCGCCTCGGCGCCGACCCGGACGCGGACAATCCGGACCCGCAGCCGGAGCCGGACACCCCGGATGAGGATCAGAACTCGTTGCTGCCGCGCTGGCTTCCCGACGCGTCGGAGCGCGGGAGCTGGCGGGCCCGGCTGCGTGCCGATCCGGGCCGTGCCGGCGCGATCGCGTTGGCCGTGGTGGCCGCGCTGGCCGTGCTGGTCACGATCTTCACGCTGGTCCGCGACCATCCCGCACCGGTGATGTCCGCGAAACTGCCGCCCGTCGAGAAGGCGTCCACGGTAAACCCGAGATCCTCGACGAGTCCCGGCCCGGACCGGCCGGTGGTGGTCAGCGTGGTGGGTCTGGTGCACAAGCCCGGCCTGGTCACGTTGACGCCCGGCGCACGGATCGCCGATGCGTTGCAGGCCGCCGGGGGTGCGATGGACGGCGCCGACACCATCGGCCTGAACATGGCCCGTCCGCTCGGTGATGGCGAGCAGATCGTGGTCGGGCTGGCGCCCGTGTCGGGGCGGCCGACCGCGCTGGGCAGCTCGGTGGCGGCCGGCTCGACGCCGGGAGCCAAGACGCCGGCACCGACGGGGTCGGTCAAGGGATCCGTCCGGCCGAAAGCGGGCGAGGTGCTCGACCTGAATACCGCGACCGTGGATCAGCTGGATGACCTGCCCGGGGTCGGGCCGGTCACCGCGGCCGCGATCGTCGGGTGGCGGCAGGCCAACGGCAAGTTCACCAGCGTCGACCAGCTCGCCGACGTCGATGGCATTGGGCCGTCGCGGCTGGACAAGCTGCGCGCCCTGGTCCGTGTCTGA
- a CDS encoding ComEC/Rec2 family competence protein, translating to MRLVPAGLTGWIVTAAGIAWQVGRVLAWCCVTLVAAAVVLTCYSVHRAGRHQRLRTVGAGLVAIGVVGAGFGFAIALRADAVARHPITAAFGTVAPVTVTPSESALSLGSGRLMFRANLQRLRGDEISGRVTVFARASDFDVMVGQPMRFTARINRPARHDLTVAVLNAAGRPVTGRAGAVQRAAHVVRGRFAATAHEVLPAAQGAMLPALVLGDTSALTADTGREFRAAGMTHLTAVSGANVTIVCAAVLFSARLIGPRAAVLLAGVALVAFVIVVQPTASVLRAAVMGAIALAGMLTSRRRQAIPALSATVLILLAVAPQLAVDAGFALSVLATGALVVVAPVWSRRLAAKGCPKPLADGLAVALAAQVVTAPLVAGISGRFSLVAVAANLAAAPVIAPITVLGSAAAVLCVPWPPGAQLLMRFTGPEVWWVSKVAHVAAGAPAATVPVPDGLAGVLLVGCATALLLALAMLLWRRAWFRASTRVAGLVAVACVLAWSASEMLDPRADWSARRDTIGG from the coding sequence GTGCGGCTGGTCCCCGCCGGACTGACCGGCTGGATCGTCACCGCCGCCGGCATCGCGTGGCAGGTTGGCCGCGTGCTGGCCTGGTGCTGCGTCACGTTGGTCGCCGCGGCCGTGGTGCTGACCTGCTACTCGGTGCACCGGGCCGGCCGGCACCAGCGGTTGCGGACCGTCGGTGCCGGATTGGTGGCGATCGGAGTGGTCGGCGCGGGATTCGGATTCGCGATCGCGCTGCGCGCCGACGCGGTGGCGCGCCACCCGATCACCGCGGCGTTCGGGACGGTTGCCCCGGTGACGGTGACGCCCAGCGAGAGTGCGCTGTCGCTGGGCTCGGGCCGGCTGATGTTTCGTGCCAATTTGCAGCGGCTGCGTGGCGACGAGATATCCGGCCGGGTCACGGTTTTCGCACGGGCGTCGGACTTCGACGTGATGGTGGGCCAACCGATGCGGTTTACCGCGCGGATCAACCGTCCCGCTCGCCACGACCTGACCGTCGCGGTGCTCAACGCGGCGGGCCGGCCCGTCACGGGCCGGGCGGGGGCGGTGCAACGTGCCGCGCACGTGGTGCGCGGCCGGTTCGCCGCCACCGCGCACGAAGTGCTGCCCGCCGCGCAGGGCGCGATGTTGCCGGCCCTGGTCCTCGGCGACACCTCGGCGCTCACCGCCGACACCGGCCGCGAATTCCGTGCGGCCGGCATGACGCACCTGACGGCCGTATCGGGCGCCAACGTCACGATCGTGTGCGCGGCGGTGCTGTTCTCCGCCCGGCTGATCGGCCCGCGGGCGGCCGTGCTGCTCGCGGGGGTGGCATTGGTGGCGTTCGTGATCGTCGTCCAGCCGACGGCAAGCGTGTTGCGCGCGGCCGTGATGGGTGCCATCGCGCTGGCGGGGATGCTGACTTCACGCCGGCGACAAGCGATTCCGGCGCTGTCGGCCACGGTGCTGATATTGCTTGCCGTCGCTCCCCAGCTGGCCGTCGATGCGGGCTTCGCGTTGTCGGTGCTGGCGACGGGCGCGCTGGTGGTCGTCGCGCCGGTCTGGTCGCGGCGGCTGGCCGCCAAAGGCTGCCCCAAGCCGCTGGCGGATGGGCTCGCGGTCGCGTTGGCGGCGCAGGTGGTGACCGCGCCACTGGTTGCCGGCATCTCGGGTCGGTTCAGCCTGGTCGCCGTGGCCGCCAATCTGGCCGCGGCGCCCGTCATCGCGCCCATCACCGTGCTGGGCAGCGCGGCGGCCGTGTTGTGCGTGCCGTGGCCGCCGGGTGCACAGCTGCTGATGCGTTTCACCGGCCCGGAAGTGTGGTGGGTGTCGAAGGTGGCGCATGTCGCGGCCGGTGCGCCGGCCGCGACCGTGCCGGTACCGGATGGCCTGGCCGGTGTGCTGCTGGTCGGGTGTGCCACCGCGCTGCTGCTGGCGCTGGCGATGCTGCTGTGGCGGCGGGCCTGGTTTCGTGCGTCGACCCGGGTGGCCGGGTTGGTCGCGGTGGCGTGCGTGCTGGCCTGGTCGGCATCGGAGATGCTGGATCCCCGAGCGGATTGGTCGGCCCGTCGTGACACCATCGGGGGGTGA
- the holA gene encoding DNA polymerase III subunit delta — translation MHLVVGDEDLLVERAVADVLRAARKRAGTDDIPVNRMRAGDVSTYELAELLSPSLFADERIVVLEAAAEAGKDTVAMIAAAAVDLPAGTVLVVVHSGGGRAKALADQLKSLGAEVHPCARITKLSERVDFIRKEFRALRVKVDEDTVTALLDAVGSDVRELASACSQLVADTGGEVDETAVRRYHSGKAEVKGFDIADKAVAGDVAGATEALRWAMMRGEPLVVLADALAEAIHTIGRVGPLSGDPYRLAGQLGMPPWRVQKAQKQARRWSRDSVATAMKVVAELNANVKGAAADADYALESAVRKVAELVADRGR, via the coding sequence TTGCACTTGGTCGTGGGGGACGAGGATCTGCTGGTCGAACGGGCCGTGGCCGACGTGCTGCGGGCGGCGCGCAAACGCGCCGGCACCGATGACATCCCGGTCAATCGCATGCGGGCCGGCGACGTCAGTACCTATGAGCTCGCCGAGCTGCTGAGCCCGTCGCTGTTCGCCGACGAGCGCATCGTCGTGCTGGAGGCCGCGGCCGAAGCGGGCAAGGACACGGTCGCGATGATCGCCGCGGCCGCCGTCGACCTGCCGGCGGGCACGGTGCTGGTGGTGGTGCACTCTGGCGGCGGTCGGGCCAAGGCGCTGGCCGACCAGCTGAAGTCGCTGGGGGCCGAGGTTCACCCCTGCGCGCGGATCACCAAGTTGAGCGAACGCGTCGACTTCATCCGCAAGGAGTTTCGCGCGCTGCGGGTCAAGGTCGACGAGGACACGGTGACCGCCCTGTTGGACGCCGTGGGCTCCGACGTCCGCGAGCTGGCCTCGGCCTGCTCGCAACTGGTCGCCGACACCGGTGGTGAGGTCGACGAGACCGCGGTGCGCCGCTATCACAGCGGCAAGGCCGAGGTGAAGGGCTTCGATATCGCGGACAAGGCCGTGGCCGGGGATGTCGCGGGTGCGACCGAGGCGCTGCGGTGGGCGATGATGCGTGGCGAACCGCTGGTGGTGCTGGCCGACGCACTGGCCGAAGCCATCCACACCATCGGCCGGGTGGGTCCGCTCTCCGGCGACCCGTACCGGCTGGCCGGGCAGCTGGGGATGCCGCCCTGGCGGGTGCAGAAGGCGCAGAAGCAGGCCCGGCGCTGGTCGCGCGACAGTGTGGCAACCGCGATGAAAGTGGTGGCGGAACTCAACGCCAACGTCAAGGGAGCGGCGGCAGACGCCGACTATGCGCTGGAATCAGCGGTCAGAAAGGTGGCCGAATTGGTGGCCGACCGGGGCCGATAG
- the rpsT gene encoding 30S ribosomal protein S20: MANIKSQQKRIKTNERARLRNKSVKSSLRTAVRAFREAAEAGDKDKAAELLVSTNRKLDKAATKGVIHKNQAANKKSALARSLNKI; the protein is encoded by the coding sequence GTGGCCAACATCAAGTCGCAGCAGAAGCGTATCAAGACCAACGAGCGCGCCCGACTGCGCAACAAGTCGGTGAAGTCCTCGCTGCGCACCGCTGTGCGCGCGTTCCGTGAGGCCGCTGAGGCGGGCGACAAGGACAAGGCCGCGGAGTTGCTGGTGTCGACCAACCGCAAGCTGGACAAGGCGGCCACCAAGGGCGTCATCCACAAGAACCAGGCCGCCAACAAGAAGTCGGCGCTGGCGCGGTCCCTCAACAAGATCTGA
- a CDS encoding circularly permuted type 2 ATP-grasp protein — MLKVSLADQAETGRRGSRSAARALARSERIFSGYNTSDAYELAFDEMFDAQGNVRGPYKGIYAELAPSDASDLRARADALARAFIDQGITFSLSGQERPFPLDLVPRVLAAAEWTRLERGIIQRVKALEMYLDDIYGDQEILNDGVIPRRLVTSCEHFHRQAVGIVPPNGVRIHVAGIDLIKDEKGTWRVLEDNLRSPSGVSYVMENRRTMARVFPNLFATHRVRAVDDYASHLLRALRNSAATNEADPTVVVLTPGVYNSAYFEHSLLARQMGVELVEGRDLFCRDNQVYMRTTEGETQVDVIYRRIDDVFLDPLQFRADSVLGVAGLVNAARAGNVVISSAIGNGVGDDKLVYTYVPTMIEYYLGEKPLLANVDTYRCWLDDEREEVLDRVGELVIKPVEGSGGYGIVFGPDASEKELAAVSKKIRDDPRSWIAQPMMELSTVPTRIGNALAPRYVDLRPFAVNDGDEVWVLPGGLSRVALVEGSRVVNSSQGGGSKDTWVLASRASAADRELGAAEVVRSLPKSMSEKEPDESSGSSHQQPLQTEQPQDEKPAKKQKQKQQQQRAVR; from the coding sequence ATCCTAAAAGTGAGTCTTGCGGACCAGGCCGAAACAGGCAGGCGTGGGTCGCGCAGCGCTGCGCGGGCGCTGGCGCGCTCCGAGCGCATCTTTAGCGGCTACAACACGTCGGACGCCTACGAGCTGGCCTTCGACGAGATGTTCGATGCGCAGGGCAACGTGCGTGGCCCCTACAAGGGCATCTACGCCGAGCTGGCGCCATCGGACGCCTCGGACCTGCGGGCCCGCGCCGACGCGCTGGCCCGTGCGTTCATCGACCAGGGCATCACGTTCTCCCTGTCGGGCCAGGAACGGCCGTTTCCGCTGGACCTGGTGCCGCGGGTGCTCGCGGCAGCCGAATGGACCCGGCTGGAGCGCGGCATCATCCAACGTGTCAAAGCCCTCGAGATGTATCTCGACGACATTTACGGCGATCAGGAGATCCTGAACGACGGCGTGATTCCGCGTCGCCTGGTCACGTCCTGTGAGCACTTTCACCGCCAGGCGGTGGGCATCGTCCCGCCCAACGGGGTCCGAATTCACGTCGCCGGAATCGACCTCATCAAGGACGAAAAAGGCACCTGGCGGGTGCTCGAGGACAACCTGCGCTCGCCGTCGGGCGTGTCGTACGTGATGGAGAACCGGCGCACCATGGCGCGGGTCTTCCCGAACCTGTTCGCCACCCACCGGGTGCGTGCCGTCGACGACTACGCCTCGCACCTGCTGCGGGCGCTGCGCAATTCCGCGGCGACCAACGAGGCCGACCCGACCGTGGTGGTGCTGACACCCGGTGTCTACAACTCCGCGTACTTCGAGCATTCGCTGCTCGCGCGGCAGATGGGCGTCGAACTGGTCGAGGGCCGTGACCTGTTCTGCCGTGACAACCAGGTGTACATGCGCACCACCGAGGGCGAGACCCAGGTCGACGTCATCTATCGGCGCATCGACGACGTCTTCCTCGACCCGCTGCAGTTTCGCGCCGACTCGGTGCTGGGGGTGGCCGGGTTGGTCAACGCCGCCCGCGCCGGCAACGTCGTGATCTCCAGCGCGATCGGCAACGGAGTCGGCGACGACAAGCTGGTCTACACCTACGTGCCGACCATGATCGAGTACTACCTCGGCGAGAAGCCGCTGCTGGCCAATGTGGACACCTATCGCTGCTGGCTGGACGACGAACGCGAGGAAGTGCTCGACCGGGTCGGCGAGCTGGTCATCAAGCCGGTCGAGGGATCCGGCGGCTACGGCATTGTGTTCGGCCCCGACGCGTCCGAGAAAGAACTGGCGGCCGTCAGCAAGAAGATTCGCGACGACCCGCGCAGCTGGATCGCGCAGCCGATGATGGAGCTGTCGACCGTGCCCACCCGGATCGGCAACGCGCTGGCACCGCGCTACGTCGACCTGCGGCCGTTCGCGGTCAACGACGGCGACGAGGTATGGGTGCTGCCGGGCGGGCTGAGTCGGGTGGCGCTGGTCGAGGGTTCGCGGGTGGTCAACTCCAGTCAGGGTGGTGGTTCCAAGGACACCTGGGTGCTGGCGTCGCGCGCGTCGGCCGCCGATCGTGAGCTGGGTGCCGCCGAAGTCGTGCGTTCGCTGCCAAAGTCCATGTCGGAGAAGGAGCCCGACGAATCGTCGGGGTCGTCGCATCAACAGCCCCTGCAGACCGAGCAACCACAGGACGAGAAGCCCGCGAAAAAGCAGAAGCAAAAGCAACAGCAACAAAGGGCGGTCCGCTGA
- a CDS encoding alpha-E domain-containing protein: MLARNAEALYWIGRYVERADDTARILDVALHQLLEDSSVDPDQASRLLLRVLGIASPKHDLDVWSLTDLVAYNTDDNKGGCSIVDAITAARENAKSAREVTSIEIWECLNTTYHALPERERAAKRLGPHEFLSFIEGRAAMFAGLADSTLSRDDGYRFMLLGRAIERVDMTVRLLLSRVGDSASSPAWVTLLRSAGAHDTYLRTYRGVLDAGRVVEFMLLDRLFPRSVFYSLKLAEESIEELVRNPMSRVGATAEAQRLLGQARSELEFMPPGVLLDTLETRLAGLQTTCSDVGDALSLQYFHVTPWVAWSDAGHGAGLVTRNGDT, translated from the coding sequence ATGTTGGCCCGAAACGCCGAGGCGCTGTACTGGATCGGCCGCTACGTTGAGCGGGCGGATGACACCGCGCGCATTCTCGATGTGGCACTGCATCAATTGCTGGAGGATTCCAGCGTCGATCCCGACCAGGCGTCCCGGCTGTTGTTGCGGGTGCTTGGTATCGCGTCCCCCAAGCACGATTTGGATGTTTGGTCGTTGACCGACCTCGTCGCCTACAACACCGACGACAACAAGGGTGGCTGTTCGATCGTCGACGCGATCACGGCGGCGCGCGAAAACGCCAAGTCGGCCCGCGAAGTGACGTCCATCGAAATCTGGGAATGCCTCAACACCACTTACCATGCCCTGCCCGAACGCGAACGCGCCGCCAAACGCCTTGGGCCACATGAGTTTCTGTCCTTCATCGAGGGCCGGGCCGCGATGTTCGCCGGCCTGGCCGACTCGACGCTCTCGCGCGACGACGGATACCGCTTCATGCTGTTGGGCCGGGCGATCGAGCGCGTCGATATGACGGTGCGGCTGCTGCTGTCTCGGGTGGGCGACAGTGCGTCCTCGCCGGCGTGGGTAACGCTGTTGCGCTCGGCCGGTGCGCACGACACATATCTGCGCACCTATCGCGGGGTACTGGATGCCGGCCGCGTGGTCGAGTTCATGCTGCTCGACCGATTGTTCCCCCGGTCGGTGTTCTACTCACTGAAGCTGGCCGAAGAAAGCATCGAGGAGCTGGTGCGCAACCCGATGAGCCGGGTGGGGGCCACCGCCGAAGCGCAGCGACTGCTTGGGCAGGCGCGCAGCGAACTGGAATTCATGCCGCCCGGGGTGTTGCTGGACACGCTGGAGACGCGACTGGCTGGCTTGCAGACAACCTGCAGCGATGTCGGAGACGCGTTGTCGCTGCAGTACTTCCACGTCACACCGTGGGTGGCGTGGTCGGATGCCGGTCATGGCGCCGGCCTGGTCACCCGGAACGGAGATACCTGA
- a CDS encoding transglutaminase family protein — translation MWRLRVVHTTGFAYQSAVTASYNEARLTPSSDTRQNVILNRVETIPATRSYRYIDYWGTAVTAFDLHAPHSDLTVTSSSVVETEQPEPAAKDVSWSDLHSAAVIDRFDELLQPTEYTPASKRVRSIGKRIAKAHEPQEAVMAAANWVHDELDYLPGTTGVRSSGLDALKAGKGVCQDFVHLSLILLRDMGIPARYVSGYLHPKRNAVVGDTVEGRSHAWIQAWTGGWWNYDPTNDTEITEQYVSVGVGRDYTDVSPLKGIYSGQGATDLDVVVEVTRLA, via the coding sequence ATGTGGCGGCTGCGCGTAGTGCACACGACCGGGTTCGCCTACCAATCGGCGGTCACCGCCTCCTATAACGAGGCGCGGCTGACCCCGAGCTCGGACACCCGGCAAAACGTCATCCTCAACCGTGTCGAGACCATTCCGGCAACCCGGTCTTACCGGTACATCGACTACTGGGGCACCGCGGTCACGGCGTTCGACTTGCACGCGCCGCACAGCGATCTGACGGTGACGTCCTCGTCGGTTGTCGAGACCGAGCAGCCGGAGCCGGCCGCCAAGGATGTCAGCTGGAGCGACCTGCATTCCGCGGCGGTGATCGATCGGTTCGACGAATTGCTCCAGCCCACCGAGTACACGCCGGCAAGCAAGCGGGTCAGGTCCATCGGCAAGAGAATCGCGAAAGCCCATGAGCCACAGGAAGCTGTCATGGCCGCGGCCAACTGGGTGCACGACGAGCTGGACTACCTTCCGGGCACCACCGGGGTGCGCTCGTCGGGGCTGGACGCCCTGAAGGCGGGCAAGGGAGTGTGTCAGGACTTCGTGCATTTGTCGCTGATATTGTTGCGCGACATGGGAATTCCGGCGCGCTATGTGTCGGGCTACCTACACCCCAAGCGTAACGCCGTCGTTGGGGACACCGTGGAAGGCCGAAGCCACGCCTGGATCCAGGCGTGGACCGGTGGTTGGTGGAACTACGACCCCACCAATGACACCGAGATCACCGAGCAATATGTCAGCGTGGGCGTCGGTCGGGACTACACCGACGTGTCGCCGCTGAAGGGCATCTATTCGGGGCAGGGCGCAACCGACCTCGATGTGGTTGTGGAGGTCACCCGACTGGCCTAG